In Phycisphaerae bacterium, the genomic stretch TATCAGGGCTGGAAGAGAGACTTCGGGGACATGCTCTTTCGGGAGTGTGCTCTGGAGCTTCTGCGCGCGGCAAGTCTCGGAGTCGTCAGCCGACCCGGCGAGGGCGAGCGCGAGTTTCAACTCCGGATCGCGCAAGCCACTCGCGAACGCCGCGATGCCGAGGTTAGCCGGTTAAGGGAGAAGTACGCCTCTCGACTGAACGTCCTGCAGGACCGCCTGCGCCGGGCTCGACAGGCGGTGGAGGTTCAGCAGGAACAGTCGCGGGCCTCGAAGATCTCCACCGCGGTCTCGTTCGGCGGTGCGATACTGTCGGCCCTTTTCGGCAGGAAGACGGCCAGTGTTCTGAGCGTCGGCCGCGCGGGTAGCGCCGTTCGCGGGGTGGGACGGTCCATGAAGGAAGTCGGTGATGTCCGCCGGGCGGAGGAGTCGGTCGAAGCGGTGCAGCAGGAAATCGCCGACCTCGAAGCTCAACTGCAGGCCAGCATCGACGCCCTTGCACAGGAAAGCCGCGAGCAACTGGAGCGCATCGCGGTCCGTCCCAAGAAGTCGAACATCAGCGTCCAGTCGGTGCTGCTCGCATGGGAACCATGCTGGGAGAACCCATGACTCTCGCACCGAGTCGCCGCAAATCGCGCCGCGTGGTCTTCGCTCTGGTACTGGCCGCTCTGGTCGGTGCCTGCCGCACCGCGGCCGTCGCCGGGCATCGTCCGCTCAACGTGCTCCTGATCGTGACCGACGATCAGGGGATCGGCGACCTGAGCGTGACGGGCAATCCGGTGCTCAGGACACCCAACCTGGACCGGCTGGCAGCCGGTGGCGCGAGGATGACGCGTTTCTATGTCAGCCCGGTCTGCACACCGACGCGGGCGTGCCTGATGACCGGACGCTACAACTATCGCACCCGGGCCATCGATACCTACGTCGGCCGGGCGATGATGGAACCTGCCGAGGTCACCGTCGCGGAGGTCCTTCGCGATGCCGGGTACGCCACTGGGATCTTCGGCAAGTGGCACCTGGGGGACAATTATCCCATGCGGGCCATGGACCAGGGGTTCACGGAATCGCTGGTCATTCGCGGCGGGGGGATCGGACAACCCTCCGATCCGCCCGGCGGAGAGGGCAGGTACACCGATCCGATCCTGTTTCACAACGGGCGGCAGGTCCAGGCCAGAGGGTACTGCACGGACGTGTTCTTCGACGCGGCGGCAGAGTGGATCGAAAAGAACAGCAGGCAGGGGCGGTACTTCTTCGCGTACATCGCGACCAACGCGCCCCACGAGCCGCTCAACGACGTGCCCAAGGAGTGGTACGAGCATTACAGGAAGATGGACTTGGGCCCCGTGCTCGCCGGGACCAAGGGCCGAGAGAGGTCCGAGCGGGAGCCGGAGAAGCTGGCCCGCATCTTCGCGATGATCGCCAATATTGACGACAACCTCGGGAAGCTGATGGGCAGGCTCGAGACCCTCGGTCTCCTCGAAAACACGATGGTGATCTTCCTCACCGACAACGGACCGGGTACCCGCCGATACGTGGGCAACCTGCGGGGGATGAAGAGCGAGGTGTACGAGGGCGGAATCCGCGCCGCGTTCCTCGTGCATGGGCCGAGAATGGTCAAGGCCGGCACGCTGTGCGACATCCCGGCTGCACATATCGACGTGATGCCGACCATCCTGGAGGCATGCGGAGTCGCAGTCCCTGCAGGCCTTAGATTCGACGGCCGGAGCATTCTGCCACTGCTCGAGGGCCGCAGCGTCAACTGGCCTGACCGCACGATCTTCATTCAGTCACACCGCGGCGACGTGCCGGTGCCGTACCATCACTTTGCCGCCATCGGTCCGCGCTGGAAGCTCCTTCAGGCCTCCGGCTTCGGCAAGGAGACGCCGGCTGGCCCGCCAAAGTTCGCCCTGTATGACATCGTCGCCGACCCTGCCGAGCAGCACGATGTGGCCCAGCAGCAGCCGGAGATCGCCGCTCGGCTGAAGCAGTCCTACGAAGCCTGGTTTGAGGACGTCGGCAGGACACGGCCGGACAACTACGCGCCGCCCCGCATCGAAATCGGCACAGCGTACGAGAATCCGGTTGTGCTGACACGCCAGAACTGGCGCCGCGGACCGGGCGAGCAGCTGCACTACGGATCGAACGGCACGTGGTTGCTGCAGGTTGCCAAAGAGGGAAGCTACAGCATCCGGTTGCGCTTTCCGGCCAGCGACTCGGGCCGGACGGCAGACATCAGAATTCAGGATGTCCAGCGCACAGCATCGGTCGCTGCGGGTGCGGCCGAATCGAGCTTCCAGGGCGTCATGCTCAGGCCGGGCCCTGCGGAATTGCGGGCCACGCTCAGGTTGGGCGACCAGGTTGCCGGACCGTGGCAGGCAGACATCAGCGGGCCATGACCGGACGAACCGGAACGACGGCCTGGCCCTGCCCGGGGGGCACGTGGCCTGCCCCGGGTGATCGGGAACCTCCACCACGGCAAGGGGTGATTCGATGAAACAGGATGCGATCCGGATGATGCCATCGGTGATCTGCTCCGTCATGCTCCAGCTTCTCGTCGCCCGTGGGGCGTTCGCCGCCGGGGCCATCATCGGCGAGCGCCCGAACATTCTCGTCATCATGTCCGACGAACATAACGCGAGCGTCCTGGGCTGCTACGGCAACAGGATTGTCCGGACGCCAAACCTGGATCGCCTGGCCGCTGGCGGCGTTGTCTTCAGCGCGGCTTACACCAACTCGCCGCTGTGCGTGCCATGCCGTCTGTCGTTCACGTCAGGCAAGTACATCAGTCGCGTCGGGGCCTGGAACAACAACTGCTGGCTGCCCAGTGCCGACTACCCGTCCATCGCTCGAGTCATGAACGCCGCCGGCTACGAGTCCTTCCTCTGCGGCAAGATGCACTATGACCGCACCCGACGATACGGCTTCACCGAAATCGGCGGGAACATGAACAACACCCTCAAGACGGGCAAGGGAAACCGCCGCCGCCCGGACGATCTGGTGTCCAAGGGGCTGAGTGGCCGGTTCCGGGATTTCCACGCCGGCGATGACTCCAACGTACTCGACCACGACCGCCGTGTGACCGCCGGGGCGGTCGAGTTCCTGACTCGCCGCCAGGCCGCCGACAAACCCTTCTTCCTGCTCGTCGGCTACCTCGCACCACACTTCCCGCTCATTGTGCCCGAGCCCTACTGGGACCGCTACAAGGGAAAGGTGCCCGCCCCTGAAATCCCAGCCGG encodes the following:
- a CDS encoding arylsulfatase, whose amino-acid sequence is MTLAPSRRKSRRVVFALVLAALVGACRTAAVAGHRPLNVLLIVTDDQGIGDLSVTGNPVLRTPNLDRLAAGGARMTRFYVSPVCTPTRACLMTGRYNYRTRAIDTYVGRAMMEPAEVTVAEVLRDAGYATGIFGKWHLGDNYPMRAMDQGFTESLVIRGGGIGQPSDPPGGEGRYTDPILFHNGRQVQARGYCTDVFFDAAAEWIEKNSRQGRYFFAYIATNAPHEPLNDVPKEWYEHYRKMDLGPVLAGTKGRERSEREPEKLARIFAMIANIDDNLGKLMGRLETLGLLENTMVIFLTDNGPGTRRYVGNLRGMKSEVYEGGIRAAFLVHGPRMVKAGTLCDIPAAHIDVMPTILEACGVAVPAGLRFDGRSILPLLEGRSVNWPDRTIFIQSHRGDVPVPYHHFAAIGPRWKLLQASGFGKETPAGPPKFALYDIVADPAEQHDVAQQQPEIAARLKQSYEAWFEDVGRTRPDNYAPPRIEIGTAYENPVVLTRQNWRRGPGEQLHYGSNGTWLLQVAKEGSYSIRLRFPASDSGRTADIRIQDVQRTASVAAGAAESSFQGVMLRPGPAELRATLRLGDQVAGPWQADISGP